A window from Hemicordylus capensis ecotype Gifberg chromosome 2, rHemCap1.1.pri, whole genome shotgun sequence encodes these proteins:
- the LOC128343840 gene encoding claudin-7-like, with protein sequence MANSGLQLLGFALALLGWIATIVATILPQWQMSSYADGNIITAVAVYQGLWMTCAWQSTGQIQCKVYDSVLSLKASLQATRALMVVSIVLGVIGICIATMGMKCTHCGGDDKTKKARIAMTGGIIFLIAGLASLIACSWYGNQIVQDFYNPLTPMNFKAGSW encoded by the coding sequence ATGGCCAACTCAGGCTTGCAACTGCTGGGCTTCGCGCTGGCCCTGCTGGGCTGGATCGCCACCATCGTGGCCACCATCCTGCCCCAGTGGCAAATGTCCTCCTACGCCGACGGCAACATCATCACCGCCGTGGCCGTCTACCAGGGCCTCTGGATGACCTGCGCTTGGCAGAGCACCGGCCAGATCCAGTGCAAGGTCTACGACTCGGTGCTGAGTCTCAAAGCCTCCCTCCAAGCCACGCGGGCCCTGATGGTGGTCTCCATCGTGCTGGGCGTGATCGGCATCTGCATTGCCACCATGGGGATGAAGTGCACCCACTGCGGAGGCGACGACAAGACCAAGAAGGCTCGGATTGCCATGACGGGGGGCATCATCTTCCTCATTGCGGGTCTGGCTTCGCTGATCGCTTGCTCGTGGTACGGGAACCAGATTGTGCAAGACTTCTACAACCCCCTGACCCCCATGaatttcaaagcagggtcttggtag